One window from the genome of Candidatus Chlorohelix allophototropha encodes:
- the hemG gene encoding protoporphyrinogen oxidase translates to MNRVVIIGGGITGLAAAWELQQQGIDYLLLEASNKLGGKIATERVDGFIIEGGADSFVTYKPAGVQLCLEMGLGDKIIGTSPTTKSTYIVRNGKLHDIPRGLRLIVPLDEQGLRESDVISEDAKARMLNEVNIPPRTEEGDETLASFVNRRFGEEALVVFADPMLGGIYTGDPDTMSMQATFPNYLQMEKKYGSLIAGHRNAPPPPPAKSDVPKSIFVSMRNGMGELIDEIRARLTGEILTGQRVIRIDSEGTVYTDTGEVYKASAVVATIPSIYLREMLHDSAPQLAQELRRIRTVSSATISMGFKESELARPLDSYGFVVAGDDPTPLRASTWSSTKFAGRAPEGYALLRVFVGGHRSPELVTRSDEELITLALAELKKLLGIEATPVISRVFRWINANPQYEVGHLDKVANIKATCPPWLVLAGADFEGGGIPDCIRTGRESAKQALASRLVSNL, encoded by the coding sequence GTGAATCGTGTGGTAATTATCGGTGGTGGTATTACTGGCTTGGCGGCTGCTTGGGAATTACAGCAACAGGGTATTGATTATTTGTTGCTCGAAGCCTCCAATAAACTTGGCGGCAAAATAGCAACCGAACGAGTGGATGGCTTTATCATTGAAGGTGGGGCTGACTCATTCGTTACCTATAAGCCGGCAGGGGTGCAATTGTGTCTGGAAATGGGGCTGGGCGATAAGATTATCGGTACGAGTCCCACTACCAAAAGCACCTACATCGTCAGAAATGGCAAACTACACGATATTCCACGCGGGTTACGTTTGATTGTCCCTCTCGATGAGCAAGGCTTACGAGAGTCTGATGTCATTTCCGAAGATGCAAAAGCGCGAATGCTGAATGAGGTAAATATACCGCCTCGAACCGAGGAAGGCGATGAAACGCTTGCCTCTTTTGTAAATCGCCGCTTTGGTGAAGAGGCGCTGGTAGTATTTGCCGACCCTATGCTTGGGGGTATCTACACTGGCGACCCTGATACGATGAGTATGCAGGCTACTTTCCCGAATTATCTTCAAATGGAGAAGAAATATGGTAGTCTGATTGCAGGTCATAGGAATGCACCTCCCCCACCACCAGCCAAATCTGACGTGCCTAAAAGTATATTTGTTTCAATGCGCAACGGTATGGGTGAATTGATTGATGAAATCAGGGCGAGGTTAACCGGCGAAATTCTCACCGGGCAAAGAGTAATTCGTATTGACTCGGAAGGCACTGTATATACTGACACTGGTGAGGTATATAAAGCCAGTGCGGTTGTGGCTACTATACCCTCTATATACCTGCGGGAAATGCTGCACGACTCAGCGCCCCAATTAGCGCAGGAGTTGCGCCGAATCAGAACTGTAAGTAGCGCCACTATTTCAATGGGCTTTAAAGAAAGTGAATTAGCGCGACCTCTAGACAGCTACGGCTTTGTAGTAGCAGGGGATGACCCTACGCCACTACGCGCTAGCACTTGGAGTAGTACCAAATTCGCCGGACGCGCCCCGGAAGGTTACGCCCTTTTAAGGGTATTTGTGGGCGGACATCGCAGCCCTGAACTGGTCACACGTTCTGATGAAGAATTGATTACATTGGCACTTGCTGAATTGAAAAAACTGTTAGGAATTGAAGCCACCCCGGTTATTTCCAGAGTATTCCGTTGGATAAATGCGAATCCTCAATATGAAGTTGGTCACTTGGATAAAGTTGCCAACATCAAGGCTACTTGCCCACCTTGGTTGGTTCTGGCAGGGGCTGATTTCGAGGGTGGTGGCATACCTGATTGTATTAGAACTGGGCGCGAGAGCGCAAAACAAGCGCTTGCTTCTAGGCTGGTATCAAATCTCTAG
- a CDS encoding TIGR04053 family radical SAM/SPASM domain-containing protein, with product MRQPAYDLKERPFMVIWETTQACDLACKHCRAEARPDHNDPLALTFEDGCRLIDQIESFGTPRPLVVFTGGDPFKREDIFELTKYASAKGLPVGVSPSGTPLLNFDNLTKLKEAGARAISLSLDGSTAEIHDEFRQVQGSYDWVINGWKNARKIGLKLQVNSTVTRYNLDDLPALFALVRELGAMTWSLFFLVPMGRAISEDEISPEDYEAVMNFLYDASKYISAKTTEGHQYKRVVLQRAALEARGLAPEDYLPLNDTYRKLKAGLAEVTKNTPQPDPGDHIRRTPMHINSGDGFVFINLRGDVYPSGYLPVIGGNVREKSLVEIYRESPLFQSLRDKGQLKGRCGECEFKFVCGGSRSRSYAMTGDVLSEEPFCVYEPGSFPFANEIKELELAVAKG from the coding sequence ATACGTCAACCTGCCTATGATTTAAAAGAGCGACCCTTCATGGTTATCTGGGAAACAACTCAAGCCTGCGACCTAGCCTGTAAACATTGCCGTGCCGAAGCCCGCCCAGACCATAATGATCCTCTTGCTCTTACTTTTGAAGATGGCTGCCGCTTGATTGATCAAATTGAGAGTTTCGGTACGCCACGCCCCCTGGTTGTATTTACAGGCGGCGACCCATTTAAACGTGAGGACATTTTCGAACTAACCAAATATGCCTCCGCCAAAGGGCTTCCGGTGGGTGTATCCCCTTCCGGTACGCCGTTGTTAAACTTTGACAACCTTACTAAGCTAAAAGAGGCTGGCGCGAGAGCAATTTCCCTTAGTCTTGACGGCTCCACTGCCGAGATTCACGATGAATTCCGCCAAGTTCAAGGCTCTTATGACTGGGTTATCAATGGCTGGAAAAACGCCCGCAAGATCGGCTTAAAATTGCAGGTCAATTCTACGGTAACTCGCTATAACCTTGATGATCTACCCGCCCTGTTTGCGTTGGTACGTGAGTTAGGCGCTATGACTTGGAGCCTTTTCTTCCTCGTACCGATGGGACGCGCAATTTCGGAAGACGAAATCTCTCCTGAAGATTACGAAGCGGTGATGAACTTCCTTTACGATGCCTCCAAGTATATCAGCGCAAAAACTACCGAAGGGCATCAGTACAAGCGCGTAGTGCTACAACGTGCTGCTCTTGAAGCGCGTGGCTTAGCCCCGGAAGATTATCTGCCTCTAAACGACACCTATCGGAAGTTGAAAGCCGGATTAGCGGAAGTGACCAAGAACACCCCGCAGCCTGATCCGGGTGACCATATCCGCCGCACGCCTATGCATATCAACTCTGGTGACGGGTTTGTGTTCATTAACTTGCGAGGCGATGTATATCCTAGCGGCTATCTGCCGGTTATCGGTGGAAATGTACGCGAGAAATCTCTGGTAGAAATTTACCGTGAGAGTCCTCTCTTCCAATCACTGCGCGATAAAGGTCAGTTAAAAGGTCGCTGTGGCGAATGCGAATTCAAGTTTGTTTGTGGCGGCTCCCGCTCCCGCTCCTATGCTATGACTGGTGATGTGCTTTCGGAAGAACCATTCTGTGTGTACGAACCGGGTAGTTTCCCCTTTGCCAACGAGATAAAAGAACTAGAGCTGGCAGTAGCTAAAGGTTAA